Part of the Kitasatospora sp. NBC_00374 genome is shown below.
CCACTGCGGCACCTGATCGAGCGGGCCGCCGACGCGGGGCTCATCACGGCAGGCCTCGCCGCCGAACTCGACCGCAGCCGACTGCTGCGAGACAGGCTCACGCAGGGCTCCGTGACAAGTGCCGCTCTCCTACAGGCCCAAGCCGTCGCAATGGTGCGTGCCGTCTTCGATGCCGTCTCCCTGCTCCTTCGCCTACCGTCCGCGGCAGAGACGACAGCCGTCCGCATGAGCGGAGCACAGCCTGAAGACCGACTCGCCCGGTTGTCGGAGGAACATCGGCGCGCTCTGTTCCCCGACGGCTTCCGCGGCGTGGACATTGTGGGCGTGGAGCTGATCCTCTTGGACGCCAACGTCGCCGGCCTCATCCAGAGGGAGCTGAACGGCGGGCTCGACGACAACGGCATCGCCAACCTCTGGTCGTGCATCGCCGACCTCGACAAGATCGTTCCCCTGATCAACTCGGCTTACTGCGCCTCCTACTTCGCGAAACTTCGGACGCTTGCCAAGCTCGCAGCAACACGCTACATCCCCACTGCGACCTGACCCGTGGAGTCGAAATTGCAATCTCCCACGACCCTCGTCGGGATCTGACCCGGTCGCGTTCGATGATGCTCCCGGGGCGTCTGACGATCTTGCCCACGTCGTAGCGGGCGGCGGGCTGCTTGTTCTTCGAGCCGAGTGGTCGGCCTGGGCCCGGCCGGGTCGGTTTCGGCACTCGGGCCGGGCAGGGCAAGGTCGCGCGGAGGTTCCTGAACCCACGGCGGACGCGGGCTGGGGTGAGCCTGTGCGGTTCGGCTGGTCGTTCCCAGGAGCGGCGGACGTCCTCGCCACGGGACGCCGCTCGACCGCACCTGGCGCGCTCGGCAACGGGACGCTACACTGGCGGATGGCCTAACAGGGGTGCTTGCCTGGAGACTCGGCAAGTTCAGCATTCTGCCACCACCTGGCCTCCTTCACGGAACGCCTGACCCATCCCCTCACAGGCCTGACAGGCACGGTCCAGCCACACCGCCGAGCCCGTCCCGCCCAGGCCCCGCCCGATGCCGCCCGGGAACCCCACAGCGGCACAGATCTTGCGAGCGTTCAGGGCCCAGGCCACACAGGGCGGAACTCGCAGCGATCCCCGCCGTGCCCGATCGCGGTCGCGCGTGACACGTGCAGCCTCGGCGGCCGCGTGGACCGAGACAAAACCGCGCAGCCACCGGGCAGACCCGTATGCCGGCACCTCGCCGACCGGGGCACACCGCTCTGAACACCGCTCTGACCAGTGACGGCAGCGCCCATTGGAGGCTGCCGCACCCCTCAACACCACATCAACCGGAGTACCTTCTCGTGACCACAGCAACCGAACCCTCAACCACCCCCCGGACCACCAAGTCCGAGCCGAACGCGACGACCGACCTGGACAGCCTGCTGAAGCCCGACCTCCAGCAACTCGCCTCGACGCTCGGCGTCCCCGGCGCCGCCCGGCTGCGCAAGGGCGAGCTCGTAGAGGCGATCACCATCACGCGCTCCGCCGGCCGTCCGGCAACCGGCCACCGACCAGTCAGCCCCGGTGCTCGACCTACCCCGCCGGCGCAGCGCACCCGCAGCCGGTCGCAGGTGCCCGCCGCTGCGGACGGCGACCTCGTACCGGTCGCCGGCGTCCTGGACATCCGCGACGGCCACACCGTTCTGCGTACCTCCGGATACCTTCCCGGCCCCGCCGACCAGCACGTGTCCACCGCCCAGGTCCGGGCCCTCGGCCTGCGGCCCGGTGACGTCCTGACCGGAGCCACCCGCCCCCACACCACTGCCGATAACCGGCCGTCCTTGGCCCGCATCGACACCGTCAACGGCCGCGCCGCAGGCGAGCCCCAACTCCGGCCCGCATTCACCGAACTGACGCCGCTGTACCCGCAGGAGCGTCTGCACCTCGAAACGGACCCGAAGCACCTGACAGGCCGAGTCATCGACCTCATCGCCCCGATCGGCAAGGGCCAGCGCGGCCTGCTCGTCGCCCCGCCGAAGACCGGCAAGACAATGATCATGCAAGCCGTCGCGGCAGCGGTCACCCGCAACCATCCCGAGGCCCACCTGATGGTCGTCCTGGTCGACGAGCGCCCAGAGGAAGTCACCGACATGCAGCGCTCCGTGAAGGGCGAGGTCATCGCCTCCACGTTCGACCGGCCCGCCCGCGACCACATCGCCATCGTCGAACTCGCCATCGAGCGCGCCAAGCGCCTCGTCGAACTCGGCCACGACGTCGTCGTCCTGCTCGACTCGATCACCCGGCTCGCCCGCGCCTACAACACCGCAGCCCCCGCCACCGGCCGCACCCTCACCGGCGGCCTCGACTCCGCCGCGATCCACCATCCGAAGAAGCTCTTCGGCGCAGCGCGCAACATCGAGAACGGCGGCTCACTGACGATCGTGGCCACCGCCCTCGTGGACACCGGCTCCCGCATGGACGACCTGATCTTCGAGGAGTTCAAGAGCACCGGCAACATGGAGCTGCGACTGGACCGCCGCCTCGCCGACAAGCGCCTCTACCCGGCCGTCGACGTCCGCGCGTCCGGCACCCGCCGCGAGGAACTCCTCCTCGGCCCCGCCCGTACCTCCGCCACCTGGACCCTGCGCCGGGTCCTCAGCGGCCTGGACACCCAGCCTGCCACCGAGCTGCTCCTCGACCGGTTGAAGCGAACCGAAAGCAACTCCGACCTCCTCCGCCAGGTGATCGCCAATTCGCCCGCCCGCGCAGCGTGACCGGTCGGGAAGCCGCCGACCAGAGCGGCCGCGCGGGCAGAGGCCGACCGGGACTGCGGAGGTCACGCCGGGAGCGTGGACCACGAAGCGCTGCACAGCCGACAGGAACCCAACCGGGGCGGGCCCGCTACCGGCGACCACCTGCCAGGCCCCAGCCACGTGGCATCGGGCCTCCTCGTGCGAACTGGTGAGTGCACGGCGCCCGTCGCCGACCGTGTCTCGACCCTGCCCGACGGCCAAGACGGCTACGAGGCGGCCTACCAGGCCCGCCTGGAGGACTTCGCGATCCGCCACCGCGAGCGGCTGCAGCACCTGTTCACCCGATACGGCCCCCAGGGCGAGCCCGGTTCGCCCGGCCGGATCGAGATCCTCGACCCCCCATGAGCCTGCCCCTGTGGGTGTGACCTTATCTCGCGGCATGAGCGTGAATCGGCGTGTTTTCGGGGTTTCCGGCCTCCGCATCCGGATTGGTCCAACCACTGCGAGGGCTGAGCCGCTCCGTGCGGACCGTGTCCGGGGTGTCCGTGCGTTCCGGGTTCGGTGACGCATGGTGGTCGTTCTCCCGGCCGCCGGGGCCCTCTCGGGGCCGCCGGGCGCGGTCCGGTCACCCCGTTGAATTGACGGGTCGTCGTGAATGCCCGCCGTATTCCGCTCCCGAACGCGGCTGCTATTCCTTCGGGAAGAGCCGGTCGGGCGGTCCAGGATTTCCGGTGGATACCTGTCGGGACTCCCGGTCGCGGCCTCGGGGGCGGTGTTGGCGGTGGTCCGTCCCGGGCGACCTCCGCCCGGCCTGGCGCTGCGCCGCCCTGCCCGCAGCTGCGCGCCCGGTCCGCCGCTGGCCTGCCCCGTCCCGGTCTGCCGCCGTCCGCCGTCCGGGCCGCCGGGTGCCGAACTTCGAGTAGATGCTGTACGGCAACGCCGTGCTGCTGTGCGTCTGCCTGCACCGGTGGCGGGCCGTCGGCGATCGACGGCCGTGCCCCGTTCCGCTCCGGCTTGTCCGTCCGCACTCCCGGCAGCTCCTGGCGGGCGGGATGTGCAGAGGGGTTGGAACCGGGAGGGGGGTGGTGCCGTCCTGCGGGTGTGGAAAGACGGTCAATCGGGTGCTTGGCACCGGCGCTGCTGACGGTGTCGGCCGCGCTGATGCTGTCCAGCACGCTCTTCACCGCGGAAGCGGAGGGTCCACTCTTCGCGGGCTTCCACGACAACACCTCCGACGTCGCGGCGCTGCTCCTGGGGTCTGGCGTGCTGCTGCTGTTCGCCGGAACGGCCGTCGGCATACGAGCATCCGGGCGCGGCCGGATCGCAGTCGCCATGGTCGCGGTGACGCTGCTGATGTTCGGCGCGTTCCGGGTGGCGGCGGTAGCGCCGATGCTGAGCTGCGACGGCAGCCGGATCGCCCAGCAGGCGGACGGCTCGTACACCTGCGTGGACGGCTGAGCCACCTTGAGTGCCGGGCGCAGCCCGGCTGCGCCTGCCCGCCGGGATTCCCGGTCGCGGTGTCGGCGGTGTCGCCGGCCCGGTGGTGGCCGTCGTCCCGGCCTGCCGCAGCCGCCGGGCCGGCACCCCACCGCGACTGTCAGGCCCCTGCGGCCTGGCGGGTGCCGGGGTTGTCACACCGTTTCGGTCACTGGGTGTTTGTGCTGGTCGGAGGGTGTGTCAGTGACTGGAGTGACTGAGGTTCGGGGTTGGTGTTGGGACGTCCTCTCTTCGGACTGCTGCGTCCGGCCTCCGTGCCATGTCCGGGGCGGGCGGGGGTGGTTGATCAGGTCGTGTCGTGTTCCTGCTCCTTGTCCTTGGGTCCGGTTTTGGTGTGCTGCGCTTGGAGGAAGGCGTGTCCGGCTTCGTGGAGGGTGTATTTGTGCCTCGGTGTGGGGTTGCCGGTGGGGCCGGCGCTCCAGAGCAGGCGCCCGCTGTCGGCGTCGACCGGGGGCGCGCCAGCGATGCCGGGGCCGCGGGTTGTGGCCGTGACGCGTACGTGGGCGCAGACGATGGACCCCTCGTTCTGGCCGGAGGCCAGGATCAGGCACAGCGGTGGCCGGTGCACGGGATCGTGGATGAGGCCCGCCGCGTGGGTCAGCAGCCGTTCGCGCTCGTCGGGGTCCGCAGGGCGGATGGTCAGCGGCCCGAAGCCTTCGTGCAGGTTCACGGCCAGCACGCCGTCGAACCAGACATCGATCGTCTCCTCGCCTTCGTGCCAGGCGGCGCTGCGCAGCAGCAGCGTCATGTGGCTGACGGTGTAGTGCCACAGGCGGAAGTACCGCTCCATGGGGAAGCTCGTCGACGCGGGTTCCGGGGCTTGATCACTCATCGCCCCATGATCACGGAACGCGTACCGCAAGGACAAGGTGCCGCCGCTCGCCGGCCCTGACCCGCCGCAGCGGCCGTCGTGCCGCCCGCCGCTGCGCCCGAGCCGTGCTGCTGGCCGTGGCCCGGTGGGACAAGCCCCGGTCGCTGCCGGGCTGTCCTGTCTCAGCGAGGTTTCACCAGTCTCGCTGGAGATTGACGACCGCGCTGCTCGTCTCGCCGAAGTTCGACTGGTCGCCCGCGGCGGCGATGAGGGCCGCCAAGCCGTCGAGGTGGCGGTCGAGGCCGAAGGTGAACAGGGATTCGGCGGACAGGTCCAGGCCGGGGTCGGTGCGGGCGGTGGTGAACGCCGGGAAGGTGCCGTCCGACAGCAGCGCGGCCATCCGGGCCTCCTGGACCTGCATCCACTGGTCGCTGGTGACACCGCTGGCGTGACCCGCCTCCTGTTCCGCCGCGAGGTCGACCGCGCAGCCCCGGACGAATCCGAAGAGCGAGACCGCCGCGTGCATGCGGGCGCCGGCGTCGAGGCCGAGGCCCTCCAGTGCCGCCAGGGCCCATTCGATATGGCGCATGCCGTTCGGTGCGAGCAGCGGCCGGGTGAGGTTCATCGTGGCCGCCAGCCAGGGGTGCTCCTGGTAGAGCCGCCACTGCGCCCGGGCCGAGAGGTCCAGGCAGGACCGCCAGTGCGGCGGGGCCGGGGTTGGCAGCTGCGCCTGCGCGTAGGCCGCGTCGACCATCAGCGCGAGGAGCTGGTCCCACGGGCCGTGCCCTCGGCCCCCAGCAGCGCCCCCAGGGCCGCCAGTAGCCGCCCTGGAGCCACCTCGCCGCCGTCCCGGCCCCACCGGCTCACCCCGGACGCCCCACAGCCTGCCCTGCGGCCCGCCGGGCAGGCCGCCGACGCCTTCGCCGCGCTGCGCCACATCCGCGCCCCGGCCGCCGTCCTGGAGAACGCGCTCTACCACGCCCAGGCCCTCGTCGAGCAGCCCCACGCTGGCCCGCTCCTCCTGGAGGCCGCCGAGGGCCTGGGCGCCGTCAGAACCTGCATTCCGGCCTAGCCGCGACCGCTTACCGCCTCCTGAACCGACGTCGAAGTGCGGCCCGTTCTCGTGAACAGAGCTACGCGCCCGGCCTCGGCCGTGCCTGCGGCCTTCCCCTCCCCCGAAAGGTGGCCATGCCCCACACCTCCGCCACGTCCGCCCGCCCGGCCTGCGCCGCTCTGCGGCGCCTGCCCCGCCTGCCCCGCCTGCGCCGCCTGACCCGGACGGCGATGGTGACCGCCGTCGCCACCCTCGCCCTGGCCGTGGCCCCGTTGGCCATACCGCACGCCGCCCTGGCCGAGGGGAAGGACAACCGCGACGCCTTCCAGAACCTCGGTTCGGCCGACCAGCAGGACTGGATGGGCAAGGTGGGGGCGACCACGCCGCTGACGGCGATGTCCATTCCCGGCACCCACGAGACGCTGGCCGTGCACGGGGGTTCCAGCGCCCAGACGCAGCAGGACTTCGGCGACAGCGCGGCGACGCTGTCCGCGCAGTTGGACCGTGGGATCCGCGCGGTCGATATCCGGGTCCGCATCATCAACGACAAGTTCGTGATCCACCACGGCACCTTCTACCAGAACGCCAACTTCGACGACGTCCTGACCAAGGCGAAGGCCTTCCTCTCGGCCCACAAGGGCGAGACCCTCCTGATGCGCCTGCGGGCCGAGTGCGACGGCTCCATCGGCAGCTGCTCGGACGACCATCCGACGGCGAGCCACACGGCCCTCTTCGACGCCTACGCGAAGCAGTACGCGGGCCTGTTCTACAACAACGGCAAGCGCAGCGAACCGCCGACGCTGGGCCAGGCCCGCGGCAAGATCGTGCTGTCCGTCTTCAACGCCGACAACGGAGGCTCCTACGGCCTCAACGGCTTCTCGGACCACACCGAGGACACCTGGAACGCCACCGACGCCCCGGCCAAGTGGAGCCTGGTCAGCAAGAACCTCGCCGCGGCCGGCTCGGCCCCCGCCAACCAGACCTTCGTGACCTACACCTCCGCGTCCCGGGCACCGTTCAACCTCGTCCCCTCCGAGTACGCGGGGGGCTACAGCGTCCTGCGCGGCAAGGACATGGTCTGGGTCGACGGCGTCAACGTGCGGCTGATGAACTACCTCAACAACGACACCGCCAACCGCCGGCTGGGCATCGTCATGATGGACTACCCCGGCTGGGCGCTGGTGCACAACATCATCGCCCGCAACGCCTACTACGACGCCCGGGGCACCAGCCCGGCGATCTGGCTGGTCAAGCCTGACAAGACCTACGTGGACAGCAAGTACGGCCGGTGCATGACCCGCGGGCCCCAGTTCGACAGCTCCGGGCAGGGCGGTGTGGTGCAGCAGCGGGCCTGCCAGAGCAACCCGCCCAGCAGCCAGCAGTGGCAGGCCGCCTATCCGTCCACCTTCGACAGCCTGGGCTACTACTGGATCAAGGCCGCCAACGGCCAGTGCCTGACCGTCCCGTGGAACAACGGGACTCCGCCGTCGGCCGGGATGGAACTGTTCTGGTGGCCCTGTGAGACCCGCTGGATCTCCGACAACCAGATGTGGAACATCATGCCCACCAATCTCGCCAACCAGTCGGCCCTCCGGTTCATCAACAAGTGGACGAACCTGTGCCTGATGGTGGATCCGGCGACCGCCTCGCAGTCGGGCGGCAAGGTCGTCCTGGGCAACTGCCCGGCCTGACCGGACCACCCCGCCACCTGGCCCGACGCTGCACCGCGTCGGGCCGGGCCCGGCCGTTCGAGCCGTACACGGACACGGTTACCCACCTTTCGAGCGAGGGCCGGCAATGAACCGGAATTCGAGCTCGGCGTTGGACGACACGGCTGCACGTCGTCGGCGAACCGCCCGTGGGGCCGGCCGGGGTGGGCGTCTCGCGCAAGAAGTCCGACCACCTCGACGCGATGGTGCTGGCGAACATCCTGCGCACCGACGCCGACGCCCACCGGTAGCTGCCGGCCGACAGCGAACTCGCCTAGGCCGTCGCCGTCCTTGCCCGCGCCCAGCAGGACGCCGTCTGGGACCGCACCCAGGCCGGCAACAAGCTCCGCTCCCACCTGTGCGAGTACTTCCCCGGCTACCTCGCCGCCGTCCAGCCGATCACCGGCGGCCTCACCGCGCCGCTGGCCCGCACCCTGCTGGCCACCGCACCCACCCCCGGCCAGGCCGCCCGCCTCACCCGCCGGCTCAAGGCCGTGCTCAAGCGCGCCGGCCGCCAGCGCGGCATCGAAGCCGAGGTCGAGCGCCTGCACGCCGCCCTCCGCGTCCCGAAAATGCGCCAGCTCCCGCTGGTCGAGACCGCGATGGGCCGCCAGACCCTGGCCCTGCTGGGCAAGTTCGAGACCGTCTGCACCGCCGCAGACGACCTCGCCGAAGCCTCCGTCGAGCTGTTCGAGCAGCACCCCGACGCCGCAGTCATCACCAGCTTCCCCGGCCTCGGGGCGCTCAGCGGCGCCCGGGTCCTCGCCGAGATCGGCGACGACCGCAGCCGCTTCGCCGACGCCAAGGCGCTCAAGGCCCACGCCGGATCGGCGCCCGTCACCCGCGCCTCCGGCAAGAGCCACGCGGTCATGGTCCGCCGGGTCAAGAACCAGCGCCTGGCCGCGGTCGGCTACGTCTGGGCCTTCGCCTCGCTCACCGCCTCGCCTGGTGCCCGGGCCCACTACAACCGCCCGCGCAAGGCCGGCGACCGCCACAGCTCCGCCCAGCGCAACCTCTACAACCGGCAATGCCACGAAGTTAGGCCTGTTGCCGCACTGTCAAGTGCGTTCGCAAGATGGGCACATGGGGCGGAATCCCCTGGTAGGAGGAGAGCCGACCAAGACTTGTCCCGTTCAGAGGATCCCGTTGTCGAGCCAGCCTGCCACCTGCACATTGACACGCACCACGATCGTGCCGAGGGCGCCTTCGCTCCCGGCCACCTCGGCGGGTTGACCCAGTTCCTGCCGTTCGAGCTCGTCGACGACGTGCTGGAGCAGACCGGAACCGTCCAGCAGCGCGTTCGAGCCTTACCGTCCCGCGTCGGGATCTACTTCGTACTGGCGTTGGGACTGTTTCCAGGGCTTGGTTACCAACGCGTGTGGGACAAGCTCGTCGCCGGCCTTGCGGGCCTCGACGTACATGCCCCTTCGGAGACTGCCCTGCGCCACCTGCGCAGACGACTGGGACCGAAGCCGCTGGAGATGCTCTTCCACGTGCTCGCGGTGCCGCTGGCGCGACCTTCAACACCGGGCGTGTGCTACCGGCACTGGCGGGTTGATGGTGTTGGCGAGTTGGCCGGCGGTCTTTGGGCTGGGGGTTTCGTGGGTGTGGTGAGAGTGGTGCTGTTCCTTTGAGGGGTCTCCTGCATGTGGCGGGTTCGGTGATAGCCCTGTCGGTGGGTGGCTTGCTGGTGGGTGTGGGCTGTGGCGCGGATGGCTGCTGAGATTTCGTGAACGGGGTGGGTGATCTTCCGGGGTCGGGGCGTCTAATAGTCGGGGTGGAAGAGACGCAGTCGTCGCAGGTCAGCTGGCGCTCCGTCAAGGGCGGCGCGGAACTCACTTTGATCGTGGACACCGCCCTTGGTCGGTTCATGCGCCGAATACCTGATGCTCTGCGTTGCCGGCCGATGTCGAGCAGGGCACTGGGGCCGAGATGGCCACACACGCGGCCGCTGCTACCTGGGGCCTGCCGGACTTCGAGCTGCGCTCGGTTTCCCGGGGTCCTTCGCGGCCCCCGTCGATGATGACCCGCGGGCGTGCGCGGAGCGCGGACCACCGCGCAGCCCGGCCCGGATGGCGGTTCACCGCCCGGGCGGGGCCGCGCCCCAGAGGGGCCCGCCGGTC
Proteins encoded:
- the rho gene encoding transcription termination factor Rho; its protein translation is MPAPRRPGHTALNTALTSDGSAHWRLPHPSTPHQPEYLLVTTATEPSTTPRTTKSEPNATTDLDSLLKPDLQQLASTLGVPGAARLRKGELVEAITITRSAGRPATGHRPVSPGARPTPPAQRTRSRSQVPAAADGDLVPVAGVLDIRDGHTVLRTSGYLPGPADQHVSTAQVRALGLRPGDVLTGATRPHTTADNRPSLARIDTVNGRAAGEPQLRPAFTELTPLYPQERLHLETDPKHLTGRVIDLIAPIGKGQRGLLVAPPKTGKTMIMQAVAAAVTRNHPEAHLMVVLVDERPEEVTDMQRSVKGEVIASTFDRPARDHIAIVELAIERAKRLVELGHDVVVLLDSITRLARAYNTAAPATGRTLTGGLDSAAIHHPKKLFGAARNIENGGSLTIVATALVDTGSRMDDLIFEEFKSTGNMELRLDRRLADKRLYPAVDVRASGTRREELLLGPARTSATWTLRRVLSGLDTQPATELLLDRLKRTESNSDLLRQVIANSPARAA
- a CDS encoding TetR/AcrR family transcriptional regulator C-terminal domain-containing protein produces the protein MVDAAYAQAQLPTPAPPHWRSCLDLSARAQWRLYQEHPWLAATMNLTRPLLAPNGMRHIEWALAALEGLGLDAGARMHAAVSLFGFVRGCAVDLAAEQEAGHASGVTSDQWMQVQEARMAALLSDGTFPAFTTARTDPGLDLSAESLFTFGLDRHLDGLAALIAAAGDQSNFGETSSAVVNLQRDW
- a CDS encoding phosphatidylinositol-specific phospholipase C domain-containing protein; this translates as MPHTSATSARPACAALRRLPRLPRLRRLTRTAMVTAVATLALAVAPLAIPHAALAEGKDNRDAFQNLGSADQQDWMGKVGATTPLTAMSIPGTHETLAVHGGSSAQTQQDFGDSAATLSAQLDRGIRAVDIRVRIINDKFVIHHGTFYQNANFDDVLTKAKAFLSAHKGETLLMRLRAECDGSIGSCSDDHPTASHTALFDAYAKQYAGLFYNNGKRSEPPTLGQARGKIVLSVFNADNGGSYGLNGFSDHTEDTWNATDAPAKWSLVSKNLAAAGSAPANQTFVTYTSASRAPFNLVPSEYAGGYSVLRGKDMVWVDGVNVRLMNYLNNDTANRRLGIVMMDYPGWALVHNIIARNAYYDARGTSPAIWLVKPDKTYVDSKYGRCMTRGPQFDSSGQGGVVQQRACQSNPPSSQQWQAAYPSTFDSLGYYWIKAANGQCLTVPWNNGTPPSAGMELFWWPCETRWISDNQMWNIMPTNLANQSALRFINKWTNLCLMVDPATASQSGGKVVLGNCPA